A window from Mangifera indica cultivar Alphonso chromosome 2, CATAS_Mindica_2.1, whole genome shotgun sequence encodes these proteins:
- the LOC123208582 gene encoding probable fatty acyl-CoA reductase 4 → MASVSPLNFLKDKTIFVTGATGFLAKVFVEKILRTQPNVKKLYLLVRAPDPDFAMKRILNEFVETELFRVVRDEVGANLKSFISEKIVAVAGDVSDTNLGVKDSKLMEEMWTEIDLLLNFAAITNFDERYDYAYKVNTMGAFNVLNFAKNCIKINMLLHVSTAYVCGEASGLIPENPINIGEALKNTRKLDLTIEKELIQEKLNQLQAKGAGQNELASTMTDLGINRATLYGWPNTYVFTKAMGEMMLGEYRETIPLLIIRPTMITSTFAEPFPGWIEGLRGIDGPIAGYGKGKLKFLLANPMTIVDMIPADMVVNSIIMAMAANTQQHSRIIYHIGSSRTNPIKMTDIHKFARQYFIEHPLKNKDGKPIKVRKCRFFKTPASFHAWIGIRYVMPLKVCIPNTYFDVTNSQNLQLTMEENAQEANAFNFDPKGIDWEDYIVNTHIAGLVKYVLK, encoded by the exons ATGGCATCCGTTAGCCCTCTCAACTTTCTGAAAGACAAAACTATTTTTGTCACTGGTGCCACAGGCTTCCTAGCAAAGG TTTTTGTAGAGAAGATTCTGAGGACTCAACCAAATGTTAAAAAGTTGTATCTTCTTGTGAGAGCACCAGATCCAGACTTTGCAATGAAACGAATTCTGAACGag TTTGTGGAGACGGAGCTGTTTCGTGTGGTGAGGGATGAGGTTGGTGCCAATCTGAAATCCTTTATATCAGAAAAGATAGTTGCTGTCGCCGGTGATGTTTCTGATACCAACTTGGGAGTAAAAGATTCTAAACTAATGGAAGAAATGTGGACAGAAATTGACTTACTATTAAATTTTGCTGCAATAACCAACTTTGACGAAAG aTACGACTATGCTTACAAGGTCAACACAATGGGAGCGTTCAACGTTTTGAACTTTGCAAAgaattgcattaaaataaatatgcttCTCCATGTATCAACTG CGTACGTGTGCGGTGAAGCATCAGGACTCATACCAGAAAACCCAATCAACATTGGTGAAGCTCTGAAAAATACACGCAAACTGGATCTTACTATAGAAAAGGAATTGatacaagaaaaattaaatcaacttCAAGCTAAAGGAGCTGGCCAAAATGAGCTTGCCTCAACCATGACGGATTTGGGCATCAACAG gGCGACATTATATGGATGGCCAAACACATACGTGTTTACAAAGGCTATGGGAGAGATGATGTTAGGAGAATACAGAGAGACTATTCCTCTACTCATCATCCGCCCCACCATGATAACCAGTACATTTGCAGAACCATTTCCTGGATGGATCGAAGGTTTGAG AGGCATCGATGGGCCAATTGCGGGTTATGgtaaagggaaattgaaattcttGCTCGCTAATCCCATGACAATCGTTGATATG ATACCAGCGGACATGGTGGTGAATTCAATTATCATGGCTATGGCGGCAAATACACAACAACATTCTCGGATAATTTATCACATTGGCTCATCTAGGACAAACCCAATAAAGATGACAGACATTCACAAGTTTGCGAGACAATATTTCATTGAACATCCATTGAAAAACAAAGATGGGAAGCCAATTAAAGTTCGCAAGTGCAGATTCTTTAAAACACCAGCGAGTTTTCACGCATGGATCGGTATTAGATATGTGATGCCACTGAAGGTTTGTATTCCCAATACCTA TTTCGATGTCACAAACTCACAAAATTTGCAATTGACAATGGAAGAGAATGCACAAGAAGCTAATGCATTTAACTTCGATCCAAAAGGCATTGATTGGGAAGACTACATTGTCAACACTCACATTGCTGGACTTGTAAAATATGTTCTCAAGTGA
- the LOC123196432 gene encoding translin-associated protein X isoform X1 — translation MFVSRLFKPSITKIGVTAFNTKGLLPCTRRFSQSLMATKPKSCRPCQPAGTTSGSSSKKAREMSTESSMKDSFVQYADYLNNRNDKRERVVKASRDITSNSKKVIFQVHRISRCNKEEVLKKAEEDLAAVTDQYMSRLVKELQGTDFWKLRHAYSPGVQEYVEAAIFCKFCRTGALLNIEEINASLLQLSEPAIEPFQINVLDYILGLSDVTGELMRLAIGRISDGELEFAQQICRFTRDIYRELTLLVPLMDDGSDMKTKMDTMLQSVVKIENACFSVHLRGSEYKLLGYNDPDLSLLGLQDIVS, via the exons ATGTTCGTCTCTCGTTTATTTAAACCGAGTATCACGAAAATCGG AGTCACAGCCTTTAACACGAAAGGTTTGTTGCCCTGCACAAG GAGGTTTTCACAGTCACTCATGGCTACAAAACCAAAATCTTGCCGCCCCTGTCAACCTGCTGGGACAACTTCAGGGAGTTCATCAAAGAAAGCTAGGGAAATGAGCACTGAATCCTCCATGAAGGATTCCTTTGTCCAATATGCTGACTACCTGAACAACCGCAACGACAAACGTGAGAGAGTGGTAAAGGCAAGTCGGGATATCACAAGCAATAGCAAAAAGGTTATATTTCAGGTGCATAGAATTAGTAGATGCAACAAGGAGGAAGTTTTAAAAAAGGCAGAGGAAGATTTAGCAGCAGTGACAGATCAGTATATGTCACGATTGGTGAAAGAGCTGCAAGGAACTGATTTCTGGAAGCTAAGACATGCGTATTCTCCTGGGGTGCAAGAATATGTTGAAGCTGCAATATTCTGTAAATTCTGTAGAACTGGTGCTCTTTTGAATATTGAAGAGATAAATGCCAGTTTGTTACAACTCAGTGAACCAGCGATAGAGCCATTTCAAATTAATGTCCTTGACTATATCTTAGGGCTCTCAGACGTGACAGGAGAATTGATGCGGTTGGCTATCGGTCGAATATCAGATGGTGAACTTGAATTTGCTCAGCAGATATGTAGGTTCACACGTGATATTTATAGGGAGTTGACTCTTCTTGTTCCACTTATGGATGATGGTTCTGACATGAAGACAAAGATGGATACCATGCTTCAAAGCGTGGTGAAAATAGAGAATGCTTGCTTTAGTGTCCATTTGAGAGGATCTGAGTATAAACTGCTTGGATATAATGATCCAGATTTGTCCCTGTTGGGGTTACAAGACATTGTATCATGA
- the LOC123198104 gene encoding aspartic proteinase Asp1-like isoform X2, with protein MERKSKRTMVVLLLLLIMFSATFQECFSDSIQPPSKRRSTQSTPGRRFGSTTVFPLTGNVYPLGYYSVSLKIGNPPKIYELDIDTGSDLTWVQCDAPCKGCTKPRDSLYKPSNNLVLCKDTLCSAVDSPAIVHCENPNDQCDYEVEYADKGSCLGVLVTDYFPMRFTNGTVLGPRLAFGCGYDIHNPGPNPPSPTAGVLGLGNGKASVISQLNALGLTRNVLGHCLSGQSGGFLFMGDDLVPSSGIVWTPMSHNSLEKYYSSGPAELLYGGKATGLKGLQVIFDSGSSYTYFNSQAYKTTVDTLKKNLKGKPLKETRDDQTLPICWKGPKPVKTVRDVKDYFKSLQLSFTKNVQLDLSPEAYLIVTNHGNVCLGILNGTEVGLKDFNILGDISMQDKMVIYDNEKQQIGWIPSNCNRLPKS; from the exons ATGGagagaaaaagcaaaagaacGATGGTGGTGCTGTTGCTTTTACTGATCATGTTTTCAGCTACTTTTCAAGAGTGTTTCTCGGATTCAATTCAGCCGCCAAGCAAGCGAAGGTCAACCCAGTCAACGCCTGGTCGTCGTTTTGGCTCCACTACTGTTTTTCCTCTTACGGGGAATGTTTATCCTCTTGG GTACTACTCTGTGTCTCTTAAAATAGGCAACCCACCCAAGATCTATGAGCTTGACATTGACACTGGCAGTGACCTCACTTGGGTTCAATGTGATGCACCTTGTAAAGGTTGTACTAAg CCTCGCGATTCTCTCTACAAACCCAGTAACAACCTTGTCTTGTGTAAGGATACCCTTTGCAGTGCTGTTGACTCACCAGCAATTGTCCATTGTGAAAATCCAAATGACCAGTGTGACTATGAGGTTGAGTATGCTGATAAGGGTTCATGCCTTGGAGTGTTGGTCACTGACTACTTTCCTATGAGATTCACCAACGGTACTGTGCTTGGCCCCCGTTTAGCCTTCGG ATGTGGATATGACATACATAATCCTGGTCCAAACCCTCCTTCACCTACAGCTGGGGTCCTGGGTCTCGGCAATGGTAAAGCAAGCGTTATATCACAACTGAATGCACTGGGTCTAACACGTAATGTGTTAGGACATTGTTTAAGTGGGCAAAGTGGAGGTTTTCTATTTATGGGAGATGATCTTGTTCCTTCTTCAGGCATTGTCTGGACACCAATGTCACACAATTCATTGGA GAAATACTACTCATCGGGACCAGCAGAACTTCTGTACGGTGGTAAGGCTACTGGTTTAAAGGGCCTTCAAGTAATTTTTGACAGTGGCAGCTCCTACACTTACTTTAATTCCCAAGCTTACAAAACCACTGTTGACACG ttgaagaaaaatttgaaaggaaagcCATTAAAAGAGACAAGAGATGATCAGACCCTCCCGATTTGCTGGAAAGGTCCAAAACCTGTTAAAACTGTCAGGGATGTCAAGGACTACTTCAAGTCTTTGCAGCTAAGCTTCACAAAAAATGTCCAGCTGGATCTATCTCCCGAAGCTTATCTCATTGTTACA AATCATGGGAATGTGTGCTTGGGAATTCTGAATGGTACTGAAGTAGGGCTGAAAGATTTCAACATTCTTGGGG ACATTTCTATGCAAGACAAAATGGTGATCTACGACAACGAGAAGCAGCAGATTGGATGGATTCCTTCAAATTGCAATAGGCTACCCAAGTCCTGA
- the LOC123201982 gene encoding uncharacterized protein LOC123201982: MSTKYIIGAVAASFAVSYVCDLLIADKKIFGGTTPSTVSNKEWWEETDKKFQAWPRVAGPPVVMNPISRQNFIVKSNP; the protein is encoded by the exons ATGTCAACAAAGTACATCATAGGAGCTGTGGCAGCATCCTTTGCCGTTTCTTACGTATGTGACCTTTTAATTGCTGACAAGAAGATATTTGGAG GTACCACCCCAAGCACTGTATCAAACAAGGAATGGTGGGAAGAGACTGACAAGAAGTTCCAAGCATGGCCTCGTGTTGCTGGACCTCCTGTTGTGATGAACCCTATCAGTCGCCAGAATTTTATTGTCAAGTCCAACCCTTAA
- the LOC123209297 gene encoding probable fatty acyl-CoA reductase 4 yields MASVSPLKFLKDKTILVTGATGFLAKVFVEKILRIQPNVKKLYLLVRARDSNFAMKRIFDEVVETELFRVVRDELGVNLKSFISEKIVAVAGDVSDTNLGVKDSKLMEEMWTEIDLVLNFAAITNFDERYDYAYKVNTMGAFNVLNFAKNCIKINMLVHVSTAYVCGERSGLIPENPINFDEALKKTCKLEITKEKELIEEKLNQLQAKGSGQNELASTMTDLGINRATFYGWPNTYVFTKAMGEMMLGKYRENMPLVIIRPTMITSTFAEPFPGWIEGLRTIDGAIAGYGKGKLKFLLANTKSILDVIPADMVVNSIIMAMAANTQQNSQIIYHIGSSRTNPIKMTDIHKFMRQYFIEHPLINKYGKPVKVCKIRFFNTPASFHTWIRISYVMPLKVLKLISIFNKSYRDICIDHDKKIKFVIRLVKLYKPYMFFRGIFDNTNSQNLRLTMEENAQEANAFNFDPKGIDWEDYFINTHIAGLVKYVLKQ; encoded by the exons ATGGCATCCGTTAGCCCTCTCAAGTTTCTGAAAGACAAAACCATTTTAGTCACTGGTGCCACAGGCTTTCTAGCAAAGG TTTTTGTGGAGAAGATACTGAGGATTCAACCGAATGTTAAAAAGTTGTATCTTCTTGTGAGAGCACGAGATTCAAACTTTGCAATGAAACGAATTTTTGACGAG GTTGTGGAGACGGAGTTGTTTCGTGTGGTGAGGGATGAGCTTGGTGTCAACCTGAAATCCTTTATATCAGAAAAGATAGTTGCCGTCGCCGGTGATGTTTCTGATACCAACTTGGGAGTGAAAGATTCTAAACTAATGGAAGAAATGTGGACAGAAATTGATTTAGTACTAAATTTTGCTGCAATAACCAACTTTGACGAAAG gtatgACTATGCTTACAAGGTCAACACAATGGGAGCGTTCAACGTTTTGAACTTTGCAAAGAATTGcatcaaaataaatatgctTGTCCATGTTTCAACGG CATACGTGTGCGGCGAAAGATCAGGACTCATACCAGAAAACCCAATCAACTTTGATGAAGCTCtcaaaaaaacatgcaaacTGGAAATCACTAAAGAAAAGGAATtgatagaagaaaaattaaatcaacttCAAGCTAAAGGTTCTGGCCAAAATGAGCTTGCCTCAACCATGACGGATTTAGGCATCAACAG GGCGACATTTTATGGATGGCCAAACACATACGTGTTTACAAAGGCTATGGGAGAGATGATGTTAGGAAAGTATAGAGAGAATATGCCTTTAGTCATCATCCGCCCTACCATGATAACCAGTACATTTGCAGAACCATTTCCTGGTTGGATCGAAGGTTTGAG AACCATCGATGGGGCAATTGCGGGTTATGgtaaaggaaaattgaaattcttgCTCGCTAATACCAAGTCAATCCTTGATGTG ATACCAGCGGACATGGTGGTGAATTCAATTATCATGGCTATGGCGGCAAATACACAACAAAATTCTCagataatttatcatattgGCTCATCTAGGACAAACCCCATAAAGATGACAGATATTCACAAGtttatgagacaatattttattgaaCATCCATTGATAAACAAATATGGGAAGCCTGTTAAAGTTTGCAAGATCAGATTTTTTAACACACCAGCGAGTTTCCACACATGGATCCGTATTAGTTATGTGATGCCACTAAAG GTACtgaaattaatttcaattttcaacaaAAGCTATAGGGACATTTGTATTGATCACGacaaaaagatcaaatttgTTATACGATTGGTGAAGCTTTACAAACCCTACATGTTCTTTAGGGGCAT CTTTGATAACACAAACTCACAAAATTTGCGATTGACAATGGAAGAGAATGCGCAAGAAGCTAATGCATTCAATTTCGATCCAAAAGGCATTGATTGGGAAGACTACTTTATCAACACTCACATTGCTGGACTTGTAAAATATGTTCTCAAGCAATAA
- the LOC123198104 gene encoding aspartic proteinase Asp1-like isoform X1 — MERKSKRTMVVLLLLLIMFSATFQECFSDSIQPPSKRRSTQSTPGRRFGSTTVFPLTGNVYPLGYYSVSLKIGNPPKIYELDIDTGSDLTWVQCDAPCKGCTKPRDSLYKPSNNLVLCKDTLCSAVDSPAIVHCENPNDQCDYEVEYADKGSCLGVLVTDYFPMRFTNGTVLGPRLAFGCGYDIHNPGPNPPSPTAGVLGLGNGKASVISQLNALGLTRNVLGHCLSGQSGGFLFMGDDLVPSSGIVWTPMSHNSLEKYYSSGPAELLYGGKATGLKGLQVIFDSGSSYTYFNSQAYKTTVDTLKKNLKGKPLKETRDDQTLPICWKGPKPVKTVRDVKDYFKSLQLSFTKNVQLDLSPEAYLIVTNHGNVCLGILNGTEVGLKDFNILGDISMQDKMVIYDNEKQQIGWIPSNCNRLPNVDRDYNEGIRHSYGADFSVLQDNYLIASKIDAHADRKSEL; from the exons ATGGagagaaaaagcaaaagaacGATGGTGGTGCTGTTGCTTTTACTGATCATGTTTTCAGCTACTTTTCAAGAGTGTTTCTCGGATTCAATTCAGCCGCCAAGCAAGCGAAGGTCAACCCAGTCAACGCCTGGTCGTCGTTTTGGCTCCACTACTGTTTTTCCTCTTACGGGGAATGTTTATCCTCTTGG GTACTACTCTGTGTCTCTTAAAATAGGCAACCCACCCAAGATCTATGAGCTTGACATTGACACTGGCAGTGACCTCACTTGGGTTCAATGTGATGCACCTTGTAAAGGTTGTACTAAg CCTCGCGATTCTCTCTACAAACCCAGTAACAACCTTGTCTTGTGTAAGGATACCCTTTGCAGTGCTGTTGACTCACCAGCAATTGTCCATTGTGAAAATCCAAATGACCAGTGTGACTATGAGGTTGAGTATGCTGATAAGGGTTCATGCCTTGGAGTGTTGGTCACTGACTACTTTCCTATGAGATTCACCAACGGTACTGTGCTTGGCCCCCGTTTAGCCTTCGG ATGTGGATATGACATACATAATCCTGGTCCAAACCCTCCTTCACCTACAGCTGGGGTCCTGGGTCTCGGCAATGGTAAAGCAAGCGTTATATCACAACTGAATGCACTGGGTCTAACACGTAATGTGTTAGGACATTGTTTAAGTGGGCAAAGTGGAGGTTTTCTATTTATGGGAGATGATCTTGTTCCTTCTTCAGGCATTGTCTGGACACCAATGTCACACAATTCATTGGA GAAATACTACTCATCGGGACCAGCAGAACTTCTGTACGGTGGTAAGGCTACTGGTTTAAAGGGCCTTCAAGTAATTTTTGACAGTGGCAGCTCCTACACTTACTTTAATTCCCAAGCTTACAAAACCACTGTTGACACG ttgaagaaaaatttgaaaggaaagcCATTAAAAGAGACAAGAGATGATCAGACCCTCCCGATTTGCTGGAAAGGTCCAAAACCTGTTAAAACTGTCAGGGATGTCAAGGACTACTTCAAGTCTTTGCAGCTAAGCTTCACAAAAAATGTCCAGCTGGATCTATCTCCCGAAGCTTATCTCATTGTTACA AATCATGGGAATGTGTGCTTGGGAATTCTGAATGGTACTGAAGTAGGGCTGAAAGATTTCAACATTCTTGGGG ACATTTCTATGCAAGACAAAATGGTGATCTACGACAACGAGAAGCAGCAGATTGGATGGATTCCTTCAAATTGCAATAGGCTACCCAA TGTAGATCGTGATTACAATGAAGGAATTCGGCATTCCTATGGAGCTGATTTCAGCGTCTTACAAGACAATTACTTGATTGCTTCTAAGATTGATGCACATGCTGACAGAAAATCTGAACTCTGA
- the LOC123203455 gene encoding plectin-like, producing MERVAVPGGSRRPKWQYPLTQQTPRILQLPRRPRKKMVKSGGKLGGREKTGRLEVLFDQEREFSRGVVREVVVVSEEERRGRVDKICGGGGGGGGMAVVEEEKWRFQAEMLRAECNLLRIEREIAVKKMERRRVQVERILRSAIQTLLSGRRKICSGEDLSMILESGIINLTEELEKLQRRSRIKYLEGKKCSNFDEKASLLQRRLMNFEGKSEEMHVKEIREMAEASLSIRRSCSVDESSFSNENCHVEILRRKMEGLSKGMFLERMKEEYGSILSTANSSASTSKRIEFPEMSSTLAGQPFKDAKSHKEKKCSGHCKAIVRRIVEQVRAETEQWSQIQEMLQQVRDEIEELQASRDFWEDSALDSDYQIQLLVSAGQEWKQKALSSEARAKELQAQLAMLQKETEKLRKEPDTRALRAETSSPPAPDSQNEIEKQVLICCEKENSRANNVVTKPKEALNDGRRKARSLSNAFVAPNRLPLQDIGNQSPSRAIFPLHSNAQSRF from the exons ATGGAGAGAGTGGCGGTGCCCGGTGGGTCCAGGAGGCCTAAATGGCAGTACCCACTAACGCAGCAGACGCCGAGGATTCTTCAGCTGCCGCGGCGGCCGAGGAAGAAGATGGTGAAGAGTGGTGGGAAGCTGGGGGGAAGGGAGAAAACGGGGAGGCTTGAGGTGTTGTTTGATCAGGAGAGGGAGTTTTCTAGAGGGGTTGTAAGGGAAGTTGTGGTGGTGAGTGAGGAGGAAAGGAGAGGGAGAGTGGATAAGAtttgtggtggtggtgggggaGGAGGGGGGATGGCGGTGGTGGAGGAAGAGAAGTGGAGGTTTCAGGCTGAGATGTTGAGAGCTGAGTGTAATCTTTTGAGGATTGAGAGAGAAATTGCTGTTAAGAAAATGGAGAGGAGAAGAGTTCAAGTGGAGAGGATCTTGAGATCTGCCATTCAAACTCTTTTATCT GGGAGGAGAAAGATTTGTTCAGGAGAGGATTTGAGCATGATCCTGGAAAGTGGGATAATAAATTTGACTGAGGAACTGGAGAAGCTGCAAAGGAGATCCAGAATCAAGTATCTGGAGGGTAAGAAATGCagtaattttgatgaaaaagcATCTCTTCTTCAAAGACGACTCATgaattttgaaggaaaatccGAGGAGATGCATGTCAAGGAAATTAGAGAAATGGCAGAAGCAAGTTTGTCGATCCGAAGAAGTTGCAGTGTGGATGAAAGCTCCTTTTCAAATGAGAACTGCCAT GTTGAGATTCTGAGGAGGAAAATGGAAGGCTTGTCGAAAGGGATGTTCTTAGAGAGAATGAAAGAAGAATATGGTTCAATTCTTTCCACAGCCAACAGTTCTGCTTCTACTTCAAAGCGAATTGAGTTTCCTGAAATGTCTTCAACATTAGCCGGTCAACCATTTAAG GATGCAAAGTCTCACAAGGAAAAGAAGTGTTCAGGACATTGCAAGGCAATAGTGAGAAGGATTGTAGAACAGGTTCGGGCTGAGACTGAGCAATGGTCTCAAATACAAGAGATGCTGCAGCAGGTGAGGGACGAGATTGAAGAATTGCAGGCGTCTAGAGATTTTTGGGAAGATAGTGCACTAGATTCAGATTATCAGATTCAATTGTTAGTCTCCGCG GGTCAAGAATGGAAACAAAAAGCACTATCTTCAGAAGCAAGAGCAAAAGAACTACAAGCACAATTGGCAATGCTCCAGAAGGAGACTGAGAAGTTGAGAAAGGAACCAGATACTAGAGCATTAAGGGCTGAAACCTCTTCACCGCCTGCCCCGGACTCGCAGAATGAAATTGAGAAACAAGTTCTAATCTGTTGCGAGAAGGAAAATTCTCGAGCCAACAATGTTGTCACCAAGCCAAAGGAGGCCTTGAATGatggaagaagaaaagcaaGGTCGTTGAGCAATGCATTTGTTGCTCCAAATCGGTTGCCCTTGCAAGATATTGGTAACCAATCACCTAGCAGAGCCATTTTCCCTTTGCATTCTAATGCACAGAGCAGGTTTTGA
- the LOC123196432 gene encoding translin-associated protein X isoform X2, with translation MFVSRLFKPSITKIGRFSQSLMATKPKSCRPCQPAGTTSGSSSKKAREMSTESSMKDSFVQYADYLNNRNDKRERVVKASRDITSNSKKVIFQVHRISRCNKEEVLKKAEEDLAAVTDQYMSRLVKELQGTDFWKLRHAYSPGVQEYVEAAIFCKFCRTGALLNIEEINASLLQLSEPAIEPFQINVLDYILGLSDVTGELMRLAIGRISDGELEFAQQICRFTRDIYRELTLLVPLMDDGSDMKTKMDTMLQSVVKIENACFSVHLRGSEYKLLGYNDPDLSLLGLQDIVS, from the exons ATGTTCGTCTCTCGTTTATTTAAACCGAGTATCACGAAAATCGG GAGGTTTTCACAGTCACTCATGGCTACAAAACCAAAATCTTGCCGCCCCTGTCAACCTGCTGGGACAACTTCAGGGAGTTCATCAAAGAAAGCTAGGGAAATGAGCACTGAATCCTCCATGAAGGATTCCTTTGTCCAATATGCTGACTACCTGAACAACCGCAACGACAAACGTGAGAGAGTGGTAAAGGCAAGTCGGGATATCACAAGCAATAGCAAAAAGGTTATATTTCAGGTGCATAGAATTAGTAGATGCAACAAGGAGGAAGTTTTAAAAAAGGCAGAGGAAGATTTAGCAGCAGTGACAGATCAGTATATGTCACGATTGGTGAAAGAGCTGCAAGGAACTGATTTCTGGAAGCTAAGACATGCGTATTCTCCTGGGGTGCAAGAATATGTTGAAGCTGCAATATTCTGTAAATTCTGTAGAACTGGTGCTCTTTTGAATATTGAAGAGATAAATGCCAGTTTGTTACAACTCAGTGAACCAGCGATAGAGCCATTTCAAATTAATGTCCTTGACTATATCTTAGGGCTCTCAGACGTGACAGGAGAATTGATGCGGTTGGCTATCGGTCGAATATCAGATGGTGAACTTGAATTTGCTCAGCAGATATGTAGGTTCACACGTGATATTTATAGGGAGTTGACTCTTCTTGTTCCACTTATGGATGATGGTTCTGACATGAAGACAAAGATGGATACCATGCTTCAAAGCGTGGTGAAAATAGAGAATGCTTGCTTTAGTGTCCATTTGAGAGGATCTGAGTATAAACTGCTTGGATATAATGATCCAGATTTGTCCCTGTTGGGGTTACAAGACATTGTATCATGA